A single window of Granulibacter bethesdensis DNA harbors:
- the hslU gene encoding ATP-dependent protease ATPase subunit HslU, with protein sequence MDIPTYSPREIVSELDRFIVGQTDAKRAVAIALRNRWRRQQLPEAMREEVVPKNILMIGPTGCGKTEIARRLAKLAQAPFLKVEATKFTEVGYVGRDVESIVRDLVEASLTMLRDTSRRNVQAQAELAAEERLLTALVGEGAAADTRSHFRRMLRNGELEEKEIEISIAAAPSAPPSVDIPGVPPGQAINLTEMMKGMFGNRQQQKKLTVAAARDLLQREEADRLLDNEKLGRDAVEHAQNNGIVFIDEIDKVCARSTEGGMRGGDISREGVQRDLLPIIEGTTVNTKYGPVKTDHILFIASGAFHLAKPSDLLPELQGRLPIRVELQPLSRADMRRILVEPEHSLLKQYQALLGTEQVDLDITDDAIDALADLAAEINDRVENIGARRLHTVLEKLLEDISFTAADRAGELVTVDAALVRDRVAPLAGKADLSRFIL encoded by the coding sequence ATGGACATCCCTACCTATTCACCCCGGGAAATCGTCTCCGAACTGGATCGCTTTATCGTCGGCCAGACCGATGCCAAACGGGCCGTGGCCATTGCCCTGCGCAATCGCTGGCGCAGGCAGCAACTGCCGGAAGCGATGCGGGAAGAAGTCGTCCCCAAAAATATTCTGATGATCGGCCCCACCGGCTGCGGCAAGACCGAAATCGCCCGCCGTCTGGCCAAGCTGGCGCAGGCCCCGTTCCTGAAGGTCGAGGCCACAAAATTTACCGAAGTCGGTTATGTGGGCCGTGACGTCGAAAGCATCGTGCGCGATCTGGTCGAGGCCTCGCTGACCATGCTGCGCGACACCAGCCGCCGGAACGTTCAGGCCCAGGCGGAACTGGCCGCCGAAGAACGGCTGCTCACCGCGCTGGTCGGTGAAGGGGCTGCCGCCGATACGCGCTCCCATTTCCGGCGCATGCTGCGCAATGGGGAGCTGGAAGAAAAAGAAATCGAAATTTCCATTGCAGCCGCTCCTTCCGCACCGCCATCGGTCGATATCCCCGGCGTCCCACCCGGTCAGGCGATCAATCTGACCGAGATGATGAAGGGCATGTTCGGCAATCGACAGCAGCAGAAGAAACTCACCGTTGCCGCGGCACGGGATCTGCTTCAGCGCGAGGAAGCCGATCGGCTGCTGGATAATGAGAAACTCGGGCGCGATGCGGTGGAGCATGCCCAAAACAACGGCATCGTCTTCATCGATGAGATCGACAAAGTTTGCGCCCGCAGCACCGAAGGCGGCATGCGCGGCGGCGATATTTCCCGCGAGGGCGTGCAGCGCGATCTGCTGCCGATCATCGAAGGCACCACCGTAAACACCAAATATGGTCCGGTGAAGACCGACCATATCCTGTTCATCGCCTCCGGTGCGTTCCATCTGGCCAAGCCGTCCGACCTGCTGCCAGAGCTCCAGGGCCGCCTGCCGATTCGGGTGGAACTGCAACCATTGTCACGCGCCGATATGCGCCGGATTCTGGTGGAGCCCGAGCACTCCCTGCTGAAACAGTACCAGGCTCTGCTGGGAACCGAGCAGGTCGATCTGGACATCACCGACGACGCAATCGATGCGCTTGCCGATCTGGCGGCGGAGATCAATGACCGGGTCGAGAATATCGGTGCCCGCCGCCTGCATACGGTGCTGGAAAAACTGCTGGAAGATATCAGCTTCACCGCCGCCGATCGTGCGGGGGAACTGGTCACCGTCGATGCGGCGCTGGTCAGGGACCGTGTGGCGCCGCTAGCGGGCAAGGCTGATCTCAGCCGCTTCATTCTGTGA
- a CDS encoding TIGR01459 family HAD-type hydrolase has protein sequence MSLQNLAANHDVFLIDQFGTVHDGTHPYPGALDALYQLRAMGKQVALLSNSGRRAGPNAERLAKIGVPADAYDLNISSGEVACHMLAAGILPEATGASRCLLISRDHDCSMLEGNGLTMTNDPQECDLVIIGGSEGEKVPLADYRTLLAPAASRRVPALCVNPDLVMLTPRGQAFGAGRIAELYIELGGLVRWIGKPFPSIYDYTLRLLGDPPRERVVAIGDSVRHDIKGARAAGCHAVLVLTGLAGPAVLDDELHPDMILPGLRWDARAVREH, from the coding sequence ATGAGCCTGCAGAACCTTGCCGCAAATCATGATGTTTTCCTGATCGACCAGTTCGGCACGGTCCATGACGGCACCCATCCCTATCCGGGAGCACTGGATGCGCTGTACCAACTGCGCGCCATGGGCAAACAGGTGGCTCTGCTGTCCAACTCCGGTCGCCGCGCCGGACCGAACGCGGAACGGCTGGCCAAAATCGGTGTACCGGCCGATGCCTATGATCTGAACATCTCCTCCGGCGAGGTCGCGTGCCATATGCTGGCCGCAGGGATTCTGCCGGAAGCCACCGGCGCGTCACGCTGCCTGCTGATCTCCCGCGATCATGACTGCTCCATGCTGGAAGGCAACGGGCTGACCATGACCAACGACCCGCAGGAATGCGATCTGGTCATCATCGGCGGCAGCGAGGGGGAGAAAGTACCGCTGGCCGATTATCGCACCCTGCTCGCGCCCGCCGCCTCGCGGCGCGTGCCCGCTTTATGCGTCAATCCCGATCTGGTCATGCTGACACCGCGCGGACAGGCCTTCGGAGCCGGACGCATCGCGGAGTTGTATATTGAGCTGGGGGGGCTGGTCCGATGGATCGGCAAACCTTTTCCCTCGATCTATGATTATACACTGCGTCTGCTCGGCGATCCGCCACGGGAACGGGTGGTGGCCATCGGGGACAGCGTGAGGCACGACATCAAGGGTGCCCGCGCCGCCGGATGCCATGCCGTATTGGTGCTGACCGGTCTTGCCGGTCCGGCAGTGCTGGATGATGAACTCCATCCCGATATGATCCTGCCGGGATTAAGATGGGATGCCCGCGCCGTACGGGAACATTGA
- the hslV gene encoding ATP-dependent protease subunit HslV has protein sequence MSISSYPAASSHDPVGWHGTTILCVRRGDTVTMAGDGQVSLGQTVVKGNARKVRRIGAGGQVLAGFAGATADAFTLLERLEAKLERFPNQLERACVELAKDWRTDRYLRRLEAMMAVADQSRSFTLTGNGDVLEPEDGIIAIGSGGNYALSAARALMTVDGLAAEEIARRAMRIAADICVYTNGNVIVETLQGEAE, from the coding sequence ATGAGCATCTCCTCCTATCCTGCCGCATCATCCCATGATCCTGTGGGCTGGCACGGCACCACCATTCTCTGCGTCCGTCGCGGAGACACTGTTACGATGGCCGGGGACGGACAGGTCAGCCTCGGTCAAACTGTTGTGAAGGGCAATGCCCGCAAGGTCCGGCGTATCGGCGCGGGCGGTCAGGTTCTGGCAGGCTTCGCCGGCGCGACCGCCGATGCCTTCACCCTGCTGGAGCGACTGGAAGCCAAGCTGGAACGCTTTCCCAACCAGCTGGAACGCGCCTGCGTGGAGCTGGCGAAAGACTGGCGCACCGACCGCTATCTGCGTCGGCTGGAAGCGATGATGGCGGTGGCCGATCAAAGCCGCAGCTTCACCCTGACCGGCAATGGCGACGTGCTGGAGCCGGAAGACGGTATTATCGCCATCGGCTCCGGCGGGAATTATGCGCTGTCGGCGGCCCGCGCCCTGATGACGGTGGACGGGCTGGCAGCCGAGGAAATCGCCCGACGCGCCATGCGCATCGCCGCCGATATCTGTGTCTACACCAATGGAAACGTCATCGTCGAAACCCTCCAGGGCGAGGCAGAATAA
- the hisH gene encoding imidazole glycerol phosphate synthase subunit HisH, with the protein MKVVVIDSGTGNLASARRGLEIAAGRAGLDAKVIASADPLDVRTADRIVLPGQGAFADCARGIAAIEGMRGAIEEGVAAGKPFLGICVGMQLMAERGLEHEGAPGFGWIKGEIAPISCPGLRLPQMGWNGLDFTSTGCVHPLLNGLQADDHAYFVHGYALRDGDQAQILATTEYGGPVVAMVASGNRAGTQFHVEKSQEVGLRILQNFMVWTPDGVSGS; encoded by the coding sequence ATGAAAGTGGTGGTGATCGATTCCGGTACCGGCAATCTGGCCTCTGCCCGTCGCGGGCTGGAGATCGCGGCCGGGCGCGCCGGGCTGGATGCAAAGGTCATTGCCTCCGCCGATCCGCTGGATGTCCGTACTGCTGACCGGATCGTACTGCCGGGACAGGGTGCTTTCGCCGATTGCGCACGCGGCATTGCCGCAATCGAGGGTATGCGTGGCGCGATCGAGGAAGGCGTTGCAGCGGGCAAGCCTTTTCTGGGCATCTGTGTCGGCATGCAGCTGATGGCCGAACGCGGTCTGGAGCACGAAGGCGCGCCGGGCTTCGGGTGGATCAAGGGCGAGATCGCGCCGATAAGTTGCCCCGGTCTGCGTCTGCCGCAGATGGGCTGGAACGGATTGGATTTTACGTCTACCGGCTGTGTGCATCCGCTGCTGAATGGATTGCAGGCGGATGATCATGCCTATTTCGTGCATGGATATGCATTGCGTGATGGAGATCAGGCACAGATCCTCGCCACCACGGAGTATGGCGGTCCTGTGGTGGCGATGGTTGCCTCCGGCAACCGGGCCGGAACCCAGTTTCATGTGGAAAAAAGTCAGGAAGTCGGTTTGCGTATCCTGCAGAATTTCATGGTCTGGACTCCTGATGGAGTAAGCGGTTCATGA
- a CDS encoding GNAT family N-acetyltransferase: MTGSQLPHDGHGTQPAQDVERVETLSDDDMASLCEAAHAAILDGGGSGWITPPGHQALERYFRGVLLVPERELFIARQNGAVVGAAQFIRPAKNEEARAFGAMLAHSFVAPFARGFGLARMLTERVEDCARALGFQVLNLDLREDQEAAKKLYESMGYICWGTHPVYARARGKTLRGYYYYKLLQADSRIMTA, from the coding sequence ATGACAGGCTCTCAACTGCCGCATGATGGTCATGGCACGCAGCCTGCGCAGGATGTCGAGCGCGTCGAGACGCTGAGCGATGACGATATGGCCAGCCTGTGTGAAGCCGCGCATGCCGCCATTCTGGACGGTGGCGGCTCCGGCTGGATCACACCGCCGGGGCATCAGGCTCTGGAGCGATATTTTCGTGGCGTTCTGCTGGTGCCGGAGCGGGAATTGTTCATTGCCCGTCAGAATGGGGCGGTGGTTGGTGCCGCCCAGTTCATCCGTCCAGCGAAGAACGAGGAAGCCAGAGCGTTCGGAGCGATGCTGGCGCATAGTTTCGTGGCTCCCTTCGCCCGTGGTTTCGGTCTGGCCCGCATGTTGACGGAACGGGTCGAGGATTGCGCGCGTGCGCTGGGATTTCAGGTGCTGAATCTCGATCTGCGGGAAGATCAGGAAGCGGCGAAAAAGCTTTACGAATCCATGGGCTATATTTGCTGGGGCACCCACCCGGTCTATGCACGTGCGCGGGGGAAGACCCTGCGCGGATATTACTATTACAAGCTGTTGCAGGCTGACAGCCGCATCATGACGGCGTGA
- the hisB gene encoding imidazoleglycerol-phosphate dehydratase HisB — protein sequence MTRQATIDRTTSETSIRLSIDLDGTGQTDIATGIGFLDHMLTALARHALLDLTIRATGDLHIDDHHTTEDVGIVLGQALRQALGDKKGIRRFGHAIVPMDEALAEAVIDLSGRAHVAWSVPFLQPKVGTMDTELFEEFFRAFGGNALMTLHVTLKVGTNTHHVAEACFKAVARALRMAVERDPRVGDAIPSTKGAL from the coding sequence ATGACGCGCCAAGCCACCATCGACCGTACGACCTCGGAAACCTCCATCCGGTTGAGCATCGACCTGGATGGAACCGGACAGACCGATATCGCCACGGGTATCGGGTTTCTGGATCATATGCTGACCGCGCTGGCACGCCACGCGCTGCTGGATCTGACGATCCGCGCCACCGGCGATTTGCATATTGATGATCACCACACCACCGAGGATGTCGGGATCGTGCTGGGTCAGGCGCTGCGCCAAGCGCTGGGCGATAAAAAAGGCATTCGCCGCTTCGGCCATGCCATCGTCCCGATGGATGAGGCACTGGCCGAAGCCGTGATCGATCTGTCCGGTCGGGCGCATGTAGCCTGGTCGGTGCCGTTTCTGCAGCCCAAGGTCGGCACGATGGATACCGAGCTGTTCGAGGAATTTTTCCGTGCCTTCGGAGGCAATGCGCTGATGACGCTGCATGTGACGCTCAAGGTCGGCACCAACACGCATCACGTGGCGGAGGCGTGTTTCAAGGCGGTGGCCCGGGCACTGCGCATGGCGGTGGAGCGCGATCCCCGGGTCGGGGATGCCATTCCTTCCACCAAGGGCGCCCTGTAG
- a CDS encoding ATP-binding protein has translation MSGPDDHISDPDRPEAQYISPRFQLAGRMQRAGLRRAIKKFLPRSLLGRSLLIILLPLVLVQAVSLKIFYGSHLDVISRRLSFSVAGEIAYTIDLLRRFPDTADQDWILRHTWGQFAIMATIRPGATLSPREPHNILGPMDDDLRAALEEMVKLPFTMDWISDTQSVLIHVQLPQGVLDVKAPRKRLYTATIYLFLFWTVGSALLLFAVAALFMRNQIRAIRRLAGAAEAFGMGRDRGPIKPEGAIEVRRAATAFNRMQERIRRFVTQRTEMLAGVSHDLRTPLTRLRLAVAMLPTVPPEELPEESRAMIADLEDMERMIKAYLAFARGEGTEQTQPSDLVRLVQGVVNGTRRAGADITLSAPPELMLPLRPDACRRAVANLVDNACRHGKRVVVSINAWSRAAHVTVDDDGPGLAQEWREAAFKPFQSGSAGGTGLGLAISRDIIRSHGGDIMLQDSPLGGLRARIMLPL, from the coding sequence ATGAGCGGCCCGGACGATCACATCTCCGACCCGGACCGGCCGGAAGCGCAGTACATATCGCCCCGTTTCCAGTTGGCCGGTCGGATGCAACGCGCCGGGCTGCGCCGGGCCATTAAAAAATTTCTGCCTCGCTCCCTGCTGGGGCGCTCCCTGCTGATCATCCTGCTGCCGCTGGTGCTGGTGCAGGCCGTCTCGCTCAAGATTTTCTATGGCAGCCATCTGGATGTCATCTCCCGCCGCCTGTCATTCTCGGTCGCCGGAGAAATCGCCTACACAATTGATCTGCTGCGCCGCTTTCCCGATACGGCCGATCAGGACTGGATCCTGCGCCATACCTGGGGGCAATTCGCGATCATGGCCACCATTCGGCCTGGTGCCACCCTCAGCCCACGGGAACCCCATAACATTCTCGGCCCGATGGATGATGACCTCCGGGCCGCGCTGGAAGAAATGGTCAAGCTGCCCTTCACCATGGACTGGATTTCCGACACCCAATCCGTCCTGATCCATGTGCAATTGCCGCAGGGCGTGCTGGATGTGAAAGCCCCCCGCAAACGGCTTTATACCGCCACTATCTACCTGTTTCTGTTCTGGACCGTCGGCTCGGCTCTGCTGTTGTTCGCCGTCGCCGCGCTGTTCATGCGCAATCAGATCCGGGCTATCCGACGTCTGGCCGGGGCAGCGGAAGCCTTCGGCATGGGACGGGATCGCGGACCAATCAAACCGGAAGGCGCTATCGAGGTCCGCCGTGCCGCAACCGCCTTCAACCGTATGCAGGAGCGCATCCGCCGCTTCGTCACGCAACGCACCGAGATGCTGGCCGGGGTCTCCCACGATCTGCGCACGCCGCTGACCCGCCTGCGTCTGGCCGTGGCCATGTTGCCCACTGTACCTCCGGAAGAGCTACCGGAGGAAAGCCGGGCCATGATCGCCGATCTGGAAGATATGGAGCGGATGATTAAAGCCTATCTCGCATTTGCACGCGGTGAAGGAACCGAGCAAACCCAGCCCTCTGACCTCGTCCGGCTGGTGCAGGGGGTCGTGAACGGCACCCGCCGCGCCGGAGCCGATATCACGCTTTCAGCCCCGCCGGAACTGATGCTGCCACTGCGCCCGGATGCATGCCGCCGCGCCGTGGCCAATCTGGTCGATAACGCCTGTCGTCACGGTAAGCGGGTCGTGGTCAGCATCAACGCATGGTCCCGGGCCGCCCATGTCACGGTGGATGATGACGGTCCGGGACTTGCCCAGGAATGGCGGGAAGCCGCTTTCAAGCCGTTCCAGTCCGGCTCCGCCGGCGGGACCGGGCTTGGTCTGGCGATCAG
- a CDS encoding SufE family protein, protein MTDDPFYHPPEDSAEAAIEAIADELSVFDEDWDRYQFIIDMGKTLPPFPADWMNDAHKVPGCQSQVWMEAQLENGALYLAGKSDAQIVGGLIALLLRVYSGRTPAEILATDPVWLKTLGLTGSLSINRGSGLEAMARKIHELAASVRTQSGA, encoded by the coding sequence ATGACAGACGATCCGTTCTACCACCCGCCGGAAGACAGCGCAGAGGCCGCCATCGAGGCCATCGCGGACGAGTTGTCCGTGTTCGATGAGGATTGGGATCGGTACCAGTTCATCATCGATATGGGTAAAACCCTGCCGCCTTTTCCCGCCGACTGGATGAATGACGCGCACAAGGTGCCGGGATGTCAGAGTCAGGTCTGGATGGAGGCACAGCTCGAGAATGGTGCGCTGTATCTGGCCGGCAAATCCGATGCCCAGATCGTCGGCGGGCTGATTGCGCTGCTGCTGCGGGTCTATTCCGGCCGAACGCCTGCGGAAATTCTTGCCACCGATCCGGTCTGGCTTAAAACTCTCGGCCTGACCGGATCGCTCTCCATAAACCGGGGTAGCGGACTGGAGGCGATGGCGCGGAAAATTCATGAACTGGCGGCATCGGTGCGGACACAGTCCGGCGCCTGA
- a CDS encoding response regulator — MSPSDQGGGEATMILVVDDDDRLRRLLSRFLAERGFRVTTAENAAIARQTMGFLQPDLIVLDVMMAGEDGLSLTESLRQDGQDVPVILLTARGAPEDRIAGLEAGADDYLAKPFEPDELVARIRAVLRRTSIPVTPPAPTGPVKLGQIIFDPDRSELRGPDGTTRLTGGETALLAALAGRANEVLSREELAAVLSMDEASERAIDVQVTRLRRKIETDPREPRYLHTVRGRGYVLKPGP; from the coding sequence ATGTCGCCCTCGGATCAGGGCGGCGGAGAAGCCACCATGATCCTGGTGGTCGATGATGATGACCGCCTGCGCCGCCTGCTGTCCCGCTTTCTGGCCGAGCGTGGATTTCGTGTCACCACAGCTGAAAATGCCGCTATAGCCCGGCAAACCATGGGGTTTCTTCAACCCGATCTGATAGTGCTGGACGTCATGATGGCGGGGGAGGACGGTCTGAGCCTCACCGAAAGTCTGCGTCAGGATGGACAGGACGTGCCCGTGATCCTGCTGACAGCACGCGGCGCACCGGAAGACCGGATTGCCGGGCTGGAAGCCGGGGCGGATGATTATCTGGCCAAGCCGTTCGAACCCGATGAGCTGGTGGCCCGCATCCGTGCAGTGCTGCGGCGCACCTCCATTCCGGTAACACCACCCGCACCGACCGGGCCGGTCAAGCTGGGGCAGATCATCTTCGACCCCGATCGCAGCGAATTGCGGGGACCGGATGGAACAACCCGTCTGACCGGCGGCGAAACCGCCCTGCTGGCGGCCCTCGCGGGACGGGCCAATGAAGTTCTTTCCCGGGAAGAGCTGGCAGCGGTACTGAGCATGGACGAAGCCAGTGAACGCGCCATCGACGTGCAGGTTACCCGTCTGCGCCGCAAGATCGAGACCGATCCAAGGGAACCCCGCTACCTGCACACGGTGCGGGGGCGTGGCTATGTGCTGAAACCGGGTCCATGA
- a CDS encoding MarR family winged helix-turn-helix transcriptional regulator, whose protein sequence is MQSERVSWPAETSHGAGTHQLFLREEELRLAQDLLFFAYRDFTASADAALEELSFGRAHHRALHFIARNPGLTVSDLLSILRITKQSLARVLGNLVDRGYVMQSPGNEDRRQRLLRLTESGEALERRLFERQKAILTAAYRESGGHAVEGFRRVLYSLAGKDARNCIDQADPAFRNRRKI, encoded by the coding sequence ATGCAATCAGAACGAGTGTCCTGGCCTGCGGAAACCTCTCACGGGGCTGGTACCCATCAGCTGTTCCTGCGTGAGGAGGAATTGCGGCTGGCACAGGATCTGCTGTTCTTCGCCTATCGCGATTTCACCGCTTCCGCAGATGCTGCGCTGGAGGAGCTGAGCTTCGGTCGCGCCCATCATCGCGCCCTGCATTTCATTGCCCGCAATCCCGGCCTGACAGTCAGCGATCTGCTGTCGATCCTGCGTATTACAAAGCAGAGCCTGGCCCGCGTGCTGGGCAATCTGGTGGATCGTGGTTATGTCATGCAGTCGCCCGGCAATGAAGATCGACGTCAACGCCTGCTGCGTCTGACCGAAAGCGGGGAGGCGCTGGAACGCCGCCTGTTCGAAAGACAGAAAGCCATTCTGACTGCGGCCTATCGCGAGTCTGGGGGCCATGCGGTGGAGGGTTTTCGCCGCGTGCTTTACAGCCTCGCGGGGAAGGATGCCCGCAACTGTATTGATCAGGCGGACCCGGCGTTTCGCAATCGGAGGAAAATCTGA